A single Actinomycetota bacterium DNA region contains:
- a CDS encoding ABC transporter permease subunit yields MNTAVFRHAMRQAARTGAMLGIGLGLFFFLVMLSSVSFIDQAGNVPGLLAKPPRAMRAFVGGAADFTTPAGWVAVGMFHPVVLALQTAGALLVASNSGASELERGTMDFVLSRPVGRTAMLSAKMAAGLSILMLVVSGGVTGTFVAKAAIPGVRNLPVAHTLIAFGGSWLLFSVFAMFAFAVFATASLRSRALGVAAGTTIGMFFLNFVALLFDGASWMRFFTPFHYFSAANILESRPYATDLGILAGLAVVFAIAAVRVFSRRDLAR; encoded by the coding sequence ATGAACACTGCGGTGTTCCGCCACGCGATGCGCCAAGCCGCACGCACCGGCGCGATGCTTGGAATCGGCCTCGGTTTGTTCTTCTTCCTAGTGATGTTGTCGTCGGTCTCGTTCATCGATCAGGCGGGCAATGTGCCGGGACTGCTTGCGAAGCCGCCGCGCGCCATGCGGGCCTTCGTCGGCGGAGCGGCCGACTTCACTACCCCCGCCGGATGGGTGGCGGTCGGGATGTTTCACCCCGTCGTGCTCGCACTGCAAACGGCCGGCGCGCTACTGGTCGCATCCAATTCGGGAGCATCGGAACTTGAACGGGGGACTATGGACTTCGTGTTGTCGCGACCGGTCGGACGCACGGCCATGCTGTCGGCGAAGATGGCGGCGGGACTCAGCATCTTGATGCTCGTGGTCTCAGGCGGCGTCACCGGGACCTTCGTCGCGAAGGCCGCCATCCCGGGTGTTCGCAACCTGCCCGTCGCGCACACGCTGATCGCATTTGGAGGATCGTGGCTACTGTTCTCGGTCTTCGCGATGTTCGCCTTCGCGGTTTTCGCCACCGCGTCGTTGCGCAGCAGGGCCCTGGGAGTCGCCGCCGGAACCACCATAGGTATGTTCTTCTTGAATTTCGTTGCGCTCTTGTTCGACGGCGCGTCGTGGATGCGGTTCTTTACTCCATTCCACTACTTCAGCGCGGCGAACATCCTGGAGTCGCGACCGTACGCAACGGATCTCGGAATCCTCGCCGGACTGGCCGTCGTCTTCGCAATCGCCGCCGTTCGAGTGTTCTCACGCCGCGACCTCGCGCGCTGA
- a CDS encoding SDR family oxidoreductase yields the protein MDLGLRGKVAAVAASSKGLGRASAEALAREGADVAVCARGGVALEAAAESLRAMGVRAHAVALDLGEAGACERFIEETVSQLGAVDVLVANNGGPASGPAEQFELPEWRDALERNLLVPVRLARAALPHMRARNWGRIINVTSMSAKQPIDGLVLSNSARAGVLGWSKTLASELASSGITVNSIAPGPFHTDRIQALAEQRAAREGITVVEALRAQEAAVPMGRLGRPEEFGALVAFLASEQASFLTGATIQVDGGFVRGLF from the coding sequence ATGGATTTGGGACTTCGGGGCAAGGTCGCCGCGGTCGCGGCGTCGAGCAAAGGTTTGGGTCGAGCATCGGCCGAAGCGTTGGCGCGCGAGGGCGCGGACGTCGCCGTGTGCGCGCGGGGGGGCGTGGCGCTCGAGGCCGCCGCCGAGTCGTTGCGCGCGATGGGCGTGCGTGCGCACGCCGTGGCGCTCGACCTCGGCGAAGCCGGGGCGTGTGAGCGATTCATCGAGGAGACGGTTTCACAGTTGGGCGCAGTGGACGTGCTCGTTGCCAACAACGGCGGGCCCGCAAGCGGCCCAGCCGAGCAGTTCGAGCTCCCGGAGTGGCGCGATGCCCTGGAGCGGAACTTGCTTGTGCCGGTGCGACTGGCGCGCGCCGCGTTGCCGCACATGCGTGCGCGCAATTGGGGCCGAATTATCAACGTTACGAGCATGTCGGCCAAGCAACCAATCGACGGTCTGGTGTTGTCGAATTCGGCGCGCGCCGGAGTGCTGGGGTGGTCCAAGACGCTCGCGAGTGAACTGGCGTCCTCGGGGATCACGGTCAATTCAATCGCACCTGGGCCGTTTCACACCGACCGCATCCAGGCGCTTGCCGAGCAGCGTGCCGCGCGCGAGGGCATCACCGTCGTCGAGGCGTTGCGCGCGCAAGAGGCCGCGGTGCCGATGGGTCGCCTCGGCCGCCCCGAGGAGTTCGGCGCCCTGGTTGCCTTTCTCGCGAGCGAGCAGGCGTCGTTTCTGACCGGTGCCACCATCCAAGTGGACGGCGGTTTCGTTCGCGGGCTCTTCTAG
- a CDS encoding (2Fe-2S) ferredoxin domain-containing protein, producing MKPERYVFVCTNSRPEGHPRGSCMGRGGADVLQQFRDLQGEKGLTNFKAVATGCLEPCMAGPSIVVHPDNVWYGGVTVDDVERIIDEHLVGGRPVEFLVLDDDAFDGAQRGPKEAPPTASI from the coding sequence ATGAAGCCGGAGAGATACGTCTTCGTATGCACCAACTCGCGCCCGGAAGGCCATCCGCGCGGGAGTTGCATGGGACGCGGCGGCGCCGACGTCCTGCAGCAGTTCCGCGATCTCCAAGGAGAAAAGGGACTCACCAACTTCAAAGCTGTGGCGACGGGATGCCTCGAGCCGTGCATGGCCGGACCGTCCATCGTCGTGCACCCCGACAACGTTTGGTACGGCGGCGTCACTGTGGACGACGTCGAACGCATCATCGATGAGCACCTAGTCGGTGGCCGTCCCGTCGAATTCCTCGTCCTGGACGACGACGCATTCGACGGCGCCCAGCGCGGCCCCAAGGAAGCTCCGCCGACGGCGAGCATTTGA
- a CDS encoding Coenzyme F420 hydrogenase/dehydrogenase, beta subunit C-terminal domain — MPGEERAYGQWKELFHEVVSTGLCTGCAACIMACPRDVLNYERSTFHPFNIEDSTAFDDCIHGQRGCDICTKACPRFRAWEVECDTSLFGRARAANEPAGIFRDIYLARATDSATLNAGQDGGLVSALLIWGLESGKIDCALVSKLSDERPWDAEPFVATSREDVLASAGSRYTYSANPLAMKEAEARGLRNVALVGMGCQSSINGTVNARNVAKYSRRIAFTIGLLCSKSFTYEGLMQGKIATEMGIPLDDISKVNVKGKFQIRLRSTGEEVDIPLKQCRPFTREGCKQCPDFAAEHADISTGGIGRSEGWTLTIVRTERGAEWLRAAADAGLVAVKPGVDDPAALALMHKLAVAQRRRWPDLGSALAAPGVVSPDPETQT, encoded by the coding sequence ATGCCGGGCGAAGAGCGCGCGTACGGCCAGTGGAAGGAGCTGTTCCACGAGGTTGTCTCGACCGGCCTTTGCACCGGCTGCGCCGCGTGCATAATGGCGTGCCCGCGGGACGTGCTGAACTACGAGCGAAGCACCTTCCACCCGTTCAACATCGAAGACTCGACGGCGTTCGACGACTGTATTCACGGACAACGCGGGTGCGACATCTGCACGAAAGCTTGTCCACGGTTTCGCGCGTGGGAAGTCGAGTGCGATACATCGCTGTTCGGGCGTGCGCGCGCTGCGAACGAACCGGCCGGCATCTTTCGCGACATCTACCTGGCGCGCGCCACCGACTCGGCAACGCTCAACGCCGGACAAGACGGCGGCCTCGTCTCCGCCCTGCTGATCTGGGGCCTGGAGAGCGGCAAGATCGACTGCGCGCTCGTCAGCAAGTTGAGTGACGAGCGTCCCTGGGACGCCGAGCCTTTCGTCGCGACGTCCCGCGAGGATGTCCTGGCATCAGCCGGGTCGCGCTACACCTACTCCGCGAACCCACTCGCGATGAAGGAGGCTGAAGCACGCGGCTTGCGCAACGTCGCGCTCGTCGGCATGGGATGCCAATCGTCGATCAACGGAACCGTCAACGCGCGCAACGTGGCAAAGTACAGCCGTCGCATCGCGTTCACGATCGGCCTGCTCTGCTCGAAGTCCTTCACCTACGAAGGCTTAATGCAGGGCAAGATCGCCACCGAGATGGGGATCCCGCTCGACGACATCTCCAAGGTGAACGTCAAGGGCAAGTTCCAGATCCGGTTGCGTTCAACCGGCGAAGAGGTCGACATCCCGCTGAAGCAATGCCGGCCGTTCACTCGCGAAGGGTGCAAACAGTGCCCGGACTTCGCGGCCGAGCACGCGGATATCTCGACCGGAGGGATCGGCCGGTCCGAGGGGTGGACCCTGACGATCGTTCGGACCGAACGCGGCGCGGAGTGGCTGCGCGCGGCTGCCGACGCCGGGCTGGTCGCGGTGAAACCCGGCGTCGATGATCCGGCCGCTCTGGCCCTAATGCACAAGCTGGCCGTCGCCCAACGCCGCCGGTGGCCCGACCTGGGTTCCGCGCTCGCCGCGCCCGGGGTCGTCTCGCCCGACCCCGAAACCCAAACCTGA